From a region of the Lepus europaeus isolate LE1 chromosome 17, mLepTim1.pri, whole genome shotgun sequence genome:
- the IFIT5 gene encoding interferon-induced protein with tetratricopeptide repeats 5, with protein sequence MRTRLPQPGLEDASGHTDSRVAIAMSDISKDSLKAILLELECHFTWNLLKKDIDLFEVEDTIGQQLEFLTTKSRLALYNLLAYVKHLKGQNKDALKCLEQAEAIIQQEHADEKEVRSLVTWGNYAWVSYRMGQFEEVQKYIDQVGNVCKKLSSPSKYKLQCPAIDCEKGWALLKFGGKYYQKAKVAFEKALEAEPDNPEFNIGYAITVYRLDNFDGEGSIKSFSLGPLRKAVALNPHDTYIKVFLALKLQDVHAEAEGERYIEEILEQTSQPYVLRYAAKFYRRKKAWDKALQLLKKAVEATPNSSFLHHQMGLCYRAQMIQIKKATRNRPKGKDKLKVDELIASAIFHFRAAVEQDSMFVFAYLDLASMYAEGGRHSNAEDIFQKALSLEHITDDHKQQIHYHYGRFQEFHRKSDYAAIHHYLEALKVKHGSSLHMKLTSALKKLATKRLCHNASDVQSLSALGFVYKLEGDKRQAAEYYQKAQKIDPENAEFLTALCELQLSV encoded by the exons ATGCGCACTCGCCTCCCGCAGCCGGGTCTGGAGGACGCATCAGGGCATACGGACTCCCGGGTGGCAATCGCCATGAG TGACATTTCCAAGGATTCCTTGAAGGCCATACTGTTGGAATTAGAATGTCACTTCACATGGAATTTACTTAAGAAAGACATTGATCTATTTGAAGTGGAAGATACAATTGGACAGCAGCTTGAATTTCTTACCACAAAATCCAGACTTGCTCTTTATAACCTACTGGCGTATGTTAAACACCTAAAAGGCCAAAACAAAGATGCCCTCAAGTGCTTGGAACAAGCAGAAGCAATAATCCAGCAAGAACACGCAGATGAAAAGGAAGTCCGAAGTCTGGTCACTTGGGGAAACTATGCCTGGGTGTCTTACCGTATGGGCCAGTTTGAAGAGGTTCAGAAGTACATAGACCAGGTAGGAAATGTCTGCAAAAAATTGTCCAGTCCTTCTAAGTATAAGCTGCAGTGTCCTGCGATTGACTGTGAGAAAGGATGGGCACTTTTGAAATTTGGAGGGAAGTATTACCAAAAAGCTAAAGTCGCTTTTGAGAAGGCTCTGGAAGCAGAACCTGACAATCCAGAATTTAACATAGGCTATGCCATCACAGTTTATCGGCTGGATAATTTTGACGGGGAAGGGTCTATAAAGAGTTTTTCTCTGGGACCGCTGAGGAAAGCTGTTGCCCTTAACCCACATGACACCTACATTAAGGTTTTCCTGGCACTGAAGCTTCAAGATGTACATGCAGAGGCTGAAGGGGAAAGGTACATCGAAGAAATTCTGGAACAAACATCTCAGCCTTATGTCCTTCGCTATGCAGCCAAATTCTACAGGAGAAAAAAGGCCTGGGACAAAGCTCTCCAACTGTTGAAAAAGGCCGTGGAGGCGACACCAAACTCTTCTTTCCTGCATCACCAGATGGGACTTTGCTACCGGGCACAAATGATCCAAATCAAGAAGGCCACACGTAATAGACCTAAAGGAAAGGATAAGCTGAAGGTTGATGAGCTGATAGCATCCGCTATATTTCATTTCAGAGCAGCAGTGGAGCAAGACTCTATGTTTGTATTTGCCTACCTGGACCTGGCCAGCATGTATGCTGAAGGAGGCCGGCACAGCAATGCTGAAGACATTTTCCAGAAAGCCCTTTCTCTAGAGCACATAACCGATGATCACAAACAGCAGATCCACTACCACTATGGCCGCTTTCAGGAATTTCACCGTAAGTCAGACTATGCTGCCATCCATCATTATTTAGAAGCCTTAAAGGTCAAACATGGGTCATCCCTACACATGAAACTGACAAGTGCTCTGAAGAAACTGGCTACCAAGAGACTCTGTCACAATGCTTCAGATGTGCAGAGTTTAAGTGCCCTAGGGTTTGTTTACAAGCTTGAAGGAGATAAGAGACAAGCTGCTGAATATTACCAGAAAGCCCAAAAGATAGATCCTGAAAACGCAGAATTCCTTACTGCTCTCTGTGAGCTCCAGCTCTCCGTTTAA
- the LOC133776404 gene encoding interferon-induced protein with tetratricopeptide repeats 1-like → MSECAEDHPLKDRLQKLRCHFTWGLLIEDTELSNLQDRILEEIQFLDTKYNVRVHNLLAYVKHLKGKHEDALESLKQEEELVQGGQADQSDVRNLVTWGNYAWVYYHMGRLADAQTYLDKVENTCQKSANPSHYRMECPEMDCEEGWALLKCGRKNYERAKACFEKALEADPENPEFNTGYAITVYRLDYPAKRLYNVSDAFSLQPLRQAIRLNPEDAYLKALLALKLQDVGQEAEGRECMEEALAHTSSQTYVFRYAAKFFRRQGRLDEALKYLKMALKATPSSAFLHHQIGLCYRGQMFQIKNATHMQPRGRDRENVDRLIQLVIFHFEYAVKQKPTFEIAHIHLALMYVIAGDHEKAEDTFQKLLHMTPAQENTLQDIHFHYGQFQQFQKKSEVDAITHYLKAIKIGKDSYARDKSINALKQLASKKLKTNAFDLEGLSLQGLVHRVKGELKEALECYEQALRLAADRDNKVACGL, encoded by the exons ATGAG TGAGTGTGCTGAGGATCATCCGCTGAAGGACAGGCTGCAGAAACTGAGATGTCACTTCACATGGGGGCTGCTCATTGAAGACACTGAACTTTCGAACTTACAAGACAGGATTTTGGAAGAGATTCAATTTCTAGACACCAAATATAATGTACGAGTGCACAACCTATTGGCCTATGTGAAACACCTGAAAGGCAAGCATGAGGATGCCCTGGAGAGCCTGAAACAAGAGGAAGAGTTGGTCCAGGGAGGCCAGGCTGACCAATCAGATGTGAGGAATCTGGTGACCTGGGGCAACTACGCCTGGGTGTACTACCACATGGGCAGGCTGGCAGATGCACAGACGTACCTGGACAAGGTGGAGAACACGTGCCAGAAGTCTGCAAATCCCTCCCACTATAGAATGGAGTGTCCTGAGATGGACTGTGAGGAAGGCTGGGCTTTGCTGAAGTGTGGAAGAAAGAACTATGAGCGGGCCAAGGCCTGCTTTGAGAAGGCTCTGGAAGCAGACCCTGAGAACCCTGAATTCAACACAGGGTATGCAATCACTGTCTATCGCCTGGATTACCCTGCCAAAAGACTATACAATGTCAGTGATGCGTTTTCTCTACAGCCCCTAAGGCAGGCCATCAGGCTCAATCCAGAAGATGCATACCTTAAAGCTCTGCTTGCTCTGAAGCTGCAGGATGTAGGACAGGAAGCCGAAGGAAGAGAGTGcatggaggaagctctggctcacACGTCCTCCCAGACCTATGTCTTTCGATACGCAGCCAAGTTTTTCCGCAGACAAGGCCGTCTGGATGAAGCTCTGAAGTACTTAAAAATGGCCTTGAAGGCAacacccagctctgcctttcttcACCACCAGATAGGCCTCTGCTACAGGGGACAAATGTTCCAAATAAAGAATGCTACCCATATGCAGCCTAGAGGACGGGACAGGGAGAACGTGGACAGATTGATTCAATTAGTCATATTTCACTTTGAATATGCTGTCAAACAAAAGCCCACGTTTGAGATTGCTCATATACACCTGGCACTCATGTATGTAATCGCAGGCGATCATGAAAAAGCTGAAGATACTTTCCAAAAATTGTTACACATGACACCAGCCCAGGAAAACACACTGCAAGATATACACTTCCACTATGGTCAATTTCAACAATTTCAAAAGAAATCTGAAGTTGATGCAATTACCCATTATTTAAAGGcaataaaaataggaaaggaCTCATATGCCAGGGATAAAAGTATCAATGCCTTGAAACAATTGGCTTCAAAGAAACTAAAGACAAATGCATTTGACCTGGAAGGCTTGAGTCTCCAGGGGTTGGTCCACAGGGTAAAAGGAGAATTGAAAGAAGCCCTGGAGTGCTATGAGCAGGCCCTGAGACTAGCTGCTGACCGTGATAACAAGGTGGCATGTGGCCTCTAG